Proteins from a single region of Gemmatimonas sp. UBA7669:
- the aroF gene encoding 3-deoxy-7-phosphoheptulonate synthase has product MIIVTAPGITPDALDRIVEHVEQAGLRAHVSRGAQRTIVGCIGEEGRLGEHGLTQLEGVERVIPVLKPYKLASREFSVANTAIHLGDVADTVVGGQEVVVMAGPCSVEGREMLLATADAVQAAGARVLRGGAFKPRSSPYAFQGMGEAGLELLAEARARTGMPVVTEVMDPRQVELVARYADVLQIGARNMQNFALLSEVGRVQRPVLLKRGLSGTITELLMAAEYVLAQGNGDVMLCERGIRTYETATRNTLDVAAIPVLKRETHLPVLVDPSHAGGRAHLVTPLALAAVAAGADGLIVEVHPDPAHALSDGEQSLEYGAFGEMMTQVRAVAEAVGRRCGWREGMLA; this is encoded by the coding sequence ATGATCATTGTCACCGCCCCCGGCATCACGCCGGACGCACTCGACCGGATTGTCGAGCACGTCGAGCAGGCAGGACTGCGCGCCCATGTCTCGCGCGGCGCGCAGCGCACCATTGTGGGCTGCATTGGCGAAGAGGGTCGTCTGGGCGAACACGGGCTCACGCAGCTCGAGGGCGTGGAGCGCGTCATCCCCGTGCTCAAACCATACAAGCTGGCCTCACGGGAGTTCTCGGTGGCCAACACGGCCATTCACCTGGGCGACGTGGCGGACACGGTCGTTGGTGGACAGGAGGTCGTGGTGATGGCCGGCCCCTGCAGCGTGGAGGGCCGCGAGATGCTGCTGGCCACCGCCGATGCCGTGCAGGCGGCCGGTGCCCGCGTGCTGCGTGGCGGTGCGTTCAAGCCCCGCTCGAGTCCCTACGCGTTTCAGGGCATGGGCGAGGCCGGTCTCGAATTGCTGGCCGAGGCCCGGGCGCGCACGGGTATGCCAGTCGTGACCGAGGTGATGGACCCGCGGCAGGTGGAACTGGTGGCGCGTTATGCCGACGTGCTGCAGATCGGCGCCCGCAACATGCAGAACTTCGCGCTGCTGAGCGAAGTGGGTCGAGTGCAGCGTCCGGTGCTGCTCAAGCGCGGGCTCTCCGGCACGATCACCGAGCTGCTGATGGCGGCGGAGTACGTGCTGGCGCAGGGCAACGGGGATGTGATGCTGTGTGAGCGCGGCATTCGCACCTACGAAACGGCCACGCGCAACACGCTCGACGTGGCGGCCATTCCGGTGCTCAAGCGCGAAACACACTTGCCCGTGCTGGTGGACCCAAGTCATGCCGGGGGACGCGCACATCTGGTGACGCCGCTGGCACTGGCCGCCGTGGCCGCAGGCGCCGACGGTTTGATTGTGGAAGTGCATCCCGATCCGGCGCATGCCTTGAGTGATGGCGAGCAGAGTCTCGAGTACGGTGCCTTTGGCGAGATGATGACCCAGGTGCGCGCGGTGGCGGAGGCTGTGGGCCGCCGCTGTGGTTGGCGTGAGGGCATGCTCGCATGA
- a CDS encoding chorismate mutase → MMPAAEHSVHGSPHDGPHDGVPALRAAMEQVDDQIVAALARRMALARAMADAKQQVGQSILDPAREVAVVSRAARTARHLGLPDRDIRGLYWSILAMSRRAQLEVNARREPSDHDEYL, encoded by the coding sequence ATGATGCCCGCGGCCGAACACAGTGTGCACGGCAGTCCGCACGACGGTCCGCACGACGGCGTGCCCGCCCTGCGCGCCGCCATGGAGCAGGTGGACGATCAGATCGTGGCCGCGCTGGCGCGTCGTATGGCGTTGGCGCGGGCCATGGCGGACGCCAAGCAGCAGGTGGGCCAGTCCATTCTTGATCCGGCGCGCGAAGTAGCCGTGGTATCGCGCGCCGCCCGGACGGCGCGCCATCTGGGATTGCCGGACCGCGACATCCGCGGTCTGTATTGGAGCATTCTGGCGATGTCGCGCCGCGCGCAACTGGAGGTCAACGCGCGGCGCGAGCCGTCAGATCATGACGAATATCTCTGA